In Rattus norvegicus strain BN/NHsdMcwi chromosome 3, GRCr8, whole genome shotgun sequence, a genomic segment contains:
- the Serf2 gene encoding small EDRK-rich factor 2 isoform 1 (isoform 1 is encoded by transcript variant 1), whose protein sequence is MTRGNQRELARQKNMKKQSDSVKGKRRDDGLSAAARKQSAPSSLPPGTRRSCSRSRKRQTRRRRNPSSFVASCPTLLPYACVPGASPTMLEFLPVVLTGPSTDGIPFALSLQRVPFVLPSPQVASLPLGHSWG, encoded by the exons ATGACCC GCGGTAACCAGCGAGAGCTCGCCCGCCAGAAGAACATGAAGAAGCAGAGCGACTCGGTTAAGGGAAAGCGCCGAGATGATGGGCTTTCTGCTGCCGCCCGCAAGCAGAG TGCCCCATCATCTCTACCCCCAGGGACTCGGAGATCATGCAGCAGAAGCAGAAAAAGGCAAACGAGAAGAAGGAGGAACCCAAGTAGCTTTGTGGCTTCGTGTCCAACCCTCTTGCCCTACGCCTGTGTGCCTGGAGCCAGTCCCACCATGCTCGAGTTTCTTCCTGTAGTGCTCACAGGTCCCAGCACCGATGGCATTCCCTTTGCCCTGAGTCTGCAGCGGGTTCCTTTTGTGCTTCCTTCCCCTCAGGTAGCCTCTCTCCCTCTGGGCCACTCCTGGGGGTGA
- the Serf2 gene encoding small EDRK-rich factor 2 isoform 2 (isoform 2 is encoded by transcript variant 2) — translation MTRGNQRELARQKNMKKQSDSVKGKRRDDGLSAAARKQRDSEIMQQKQKKANEKKEEPK, via the exons ATGACCC GCGGTAACCAGCGAGAGCTCGCCCGCCAGAAGAACATGAAGAAGCAGAGCGACTCGGTTAAGGGAAAGCGCCGAGATGATGGGCTTTCTGCTGCCGCCCGCAAGCAGAG GGACTCGGAGATCATGCAGCAGAAGCAGAAAAAGGCAAACGAGAAGAAGGAGGAACCCAAGTAG
- the Serinc4 gene encoding serine incorporator 4 isoform X1, protein MSISSQPGIILASVEASHSSYYSWCLSQPLPSPGTRIGQPNSGLLQASIISCYIMYLTFSALSSRPPETIIFQGQNHTLCLPGQNKMEPQIPDASVAVFSASIMYACVLFACNEASYLAQLFGPLWIIKVYKYEFQKPSVCFCCPQTVEPEDGQGSRARPADQETPPAAQVQSQHLSYSYSGFHFAFFLASLYVMVTLTNWFSYEEAELEKTFTKGSWATFWVKVASCWACVLLYLGLLLAPLLAHHSESPPP, encoded by the exons ATGAGCATCTCTTCCCAG CCTGGCATTATATTGGCATCTGTGGAGGCTTCACATTCATCCTATTACAGTTGGTGCTTATCACAGCCTTTGCCCAGTCCTGGAACAAGAATTG GGCAACCAAACTCCGGCCTCCTACAAGCCTCTATCATCAGCTGCTATATCATGTATCTGACCTTCTCTGCACTGTCCAGCCGTCCCCCAGAGACAA TAATCTTTCAAGGACAGAATCACACCTTGTGCCTGCCTGGCCAGAATAAAATGGAACCACAAATACCGGATGCATCAGTAGCAGTGTTTAGTGCTAGCATCATGTATgcttgtgtactctttgcttg CAACGAGGCTTCCTACCTGGCGCAGTTATTTGGGCCCTTGTGGATCATCAAGGTTTACAAGTATGAGTTCCAG AAGCCCTCAGTCTGTTTCTGCTGCCCCCAAACAGTGGAACCAGAGGACG GGCAAGGGAGCAGGGCCAGGCCAGCTGACCAGGAGACCCCTCCAGCTGCTCAAGTGCAGAGCCAGCATCTTTCCTACAGCTACTCTGGCTTCCACTTCGCCTTCTTCCTTGCTTCGCTCTATGTCATGGTTACCCTTACCAACTGGTTCAG CTATGAGGAAGCAGAACTGGAGAAGACCTTCACTAAGGGTAGCTGGGCTACCTTCTGGGTCAAAGTTGCCTCATGCTGGGCCTGTGTACTCCTCTATCTGGGGCTGCTCCTGGCACCACTGCTGGCTCACCACTCGGAATCACCACCACCCTAG
- the Serinc4 gene encoding serine incorporator 4 — MGAKDITGRSTTQGFAQQHGGVSDVVVKTPFYQVSCCGPVSWTSGCHSLTESTCSRLFYILLHMGASAICCLLLSKTVVERVWGKAHGIQMPSVLCAHLFGNSDCPVLSGSGAVYRVCAGTATFHLLQAVLLVRLHSPTSPRAQLHNSFWSLKLLFLLGLCTAAFCIPDEHLFPAWHYIGICGGFTFILLQLVLITAFAQSWNKNWQTGAAQDCSWFLGVLLATLGFYSMAGVGAVLLFHHYTHPDGCLLNKMLLSLHLCFCGLLSLLSIAPCIRLRQPNSGLLQASIISCYIMYLTFSALSSRPPETIIFQGQNHTLCLPGQNKMEPQIPDASVAVFSASIMYACVLFACNEASYLAQLFGPLWIIKVYKYEFQKPSVCFCCPQTVEPEDGQGSRARPADQETPPAAQVQSQHLSYSYSGFHFAFFLASLYVMVTLTNWFSYEEAELEKTFTKGSWATFWVKVASCWACVLLYLGLLLAPLLAHHSESPPP, encoded by the exons ATGGGTGCAAAAGACATCACAGGCCGTAGCAccacccagggctttgcacagcAGCACGGTGGAGTCAGCGATGTCGTAGTGAAAACCCCCTTCTATCAG GTGTCCTgctgtgggcctgtttcttggACCAGTGGCTGCCACTCTCTGACCGAGTCTACTTGTAGCCGCCTGTTCTACATCCTTCTCCACATGGGAGCCTCAGCAATCTGCTGCCTCCTACTTTCGAAGACAGTGGTAGAAAGGGTCTGGGGCAAAGCACATGGG ATCCAGATGCCCTCAGTGCTATGTGCCCACCTGTTCGGCAACTCTGACTGTCCAGTGCTCAGTGGTTCTGGGGCTGTGTATCGAGTATGTGCGGGAACTGCCACCTTCCACCTGCTACAGGCTGTGCTGCTAGTCCGCCTCCACTCCCCCACCAGCCCTCGGGCACAGCTGCATAACAG CTTCTGGAGCCTCAAGCTGTTGTTCCTGTTAGGTCTCTGTACCGCTGCCTTCTGCATCCCTGATGAGCATCTCTTCCCAG CCTGGCATTATATTGGCATCTGTGGAGGCTTCACATTCATCCTATTACAGTTGGTGCTTATCACAGCCTTTGCCCAGTCCTGGAACAAGAATTG GCAGACTGGTGCAGCTCAAGACTGTAGCTGGTTCCTAGGTGTGTTACTGGCCACACTAGGATTCTACAGTATGGCAGGTGTGGGAGCTGTGCTACTGTTCCACCACTACACACACCCTGATGGTTGCCTGCTCAACAAAATGTTACTCAGTCTGCACCTTTGCTTCTGTggcctcctgtctctcctctccatcGCACCTTGCATCCGCCTCA GGCAACCAAACTCCGGCCTCCTACAAGCCTCTATCATCAGCTGCTATATCATGTATCTGACCTTCTCTGCACTGTCCAGCCGTCCCCCAGAGACAA TAATCTTTCAAGGACAGAATCACACCTTGTGCCTGCCTGGCCAGAATAAAATGGAACCACAAATACCGGATGCATCAGTAGCAGTGTTTAGTGCTAGCATCATGTATgcttgtgtactctttgcttg CAACGAGGCTTCCTACCTGGCGCAGTTATTTGGGCCCTTGTGGATCATCAAGGTTTACAAGTATGAGTTCCAG AAGCCCTCAGTCTGTTTCTGCTGCCCCCAAACAGTGGAACCAGAGGACG GGCAAGGGAGCAGGGCCAGGCCAGCTGACCAGGAGACCCCTCCAGCTGCTCAAGTGCAGAGCCAGCATCTTTCCTACAGCTACTCTGGCTTCCACTTCGCCTTCTTCCTTGCTTCGCTCTATGTCATGGTTACCCTTACCAACTGGTTCAG CTATGAGGAAGCAGAACTGGAGAAGACCTTCACTAAGGGTAGCTGGGCTACCTTCTGGGTCAAAGTTGCCTCATGCTGGGCCTGTGTACTCCTCTATCTGGGGCTGCTCCTGGCACCACTGCTGGCTCACCACTCGGAATCACCACCACCCTAG
- the Hypk gene encoding huntingtin-interacting protein K isoform X1, with protein sequence MATEGDVELELETETSGPERPPEKPRKHDSGAADLERVTDYAEEKEIQSSNLETGEGTGEGHYQEGRSGVDSE encoded by the exons ATGGCGACCGAGGGAGACGTGGAGCTCGAGTTAGAGACTGAGACCAGCGGCCCTGAGCGGCCTCCCGAGAAGCCAAGGAAACATGACAGTGGTGCTGCTGACCTAGAGCGGGTTACTGACTATGCGGAGGAGAAAGAGATCCAGAGTTCGAATCTTGAGACG gGAGAAGGAACTGGCGAAGGTCACTATCAAGAAGGAAGATCTGGAGTTGATAGTGAGTAG
- the Hypk gene encoding huntingtin-interacting protein K: MATEGDVELELETETSGPERPPEKPRKHDSGAADLERVTDYAEEKEIQSSNLETAMSVIGDRRSREQKAKQEREKELAKVTIKKEDLELIMTEMEISRAAAERSLREHMGNVVEALIALTN; this comes from the exons ATGGCGACCGAGGGAGACGTGGAGCTCGAGTTAGAGACTGAGACCAGCGGCCCTGAGCGGCCTCCCGAGAAGCCAAGGAAACATGACAGTGGTGCTGCTGACCTAGAGCGGGTTACTGACTATGCGGAGGAGAAAGAGATCCAGAGTTCGAATCTTGAGACG GCTATGTCCGTCATTGGAGACAGACGGTCCAGGGAGCAAAAGGCCAAACAGGAGCG gGAGAAGGAACTGGCGAAGGTCACTATCAAGAAGGAAGATCTGGAGTTGATA ATGACAGAAATGGAGATCTCTCGAGCAGCAGCCGAAAGGAGCTTGagggaacacatgggcaatgtGGTGGAGGCTCTTATTGCCCTAACCAACTGA